In a genomic window of Acidobacteriota bacterium:
- the trmD gene encoding tRNA (guanosine(37)-N1)-methyltransferase TrmD, protein MRIDVITIFPAVFREFLAASLIGRAIAAGLLEVHVHDLRDYTDDPHRSVDDEPYGGGGGMVMTAPPWLHAVRAIAGDGPRPHRILLSPQGERLDDARVRSLAGEERLMLLCGRYEAIDERVRMLVVDSELSVGDYVLSGGEVPAMTVIEAVSRHIPGVVGRPESVENESFRSGLLDHPHYTRPRTVEGIDVPEVLRSGDHARIDAWRREQALEATRRKRPDLLAGDPGGQEVAPGASNRR, encoded by the coding sequence GGCGGCGAGCCTGATCGGCCGGGCGATCGCCGCCGGCCTGCTCGAGGTTCACGTCCACGACCTCCGCGACTACACGGACGATCCGCACCGGAGCGTCGACGACGAGCCGTACGGCGGCGGCGGCGGAATGGTGATGACCGCGCCTCCCTGGCTCCATGCCGTGCGCGCGATTGCCGGCGACGGCCCGCGGCCTCACCGCATCCTGCTCTCGCCGCAGGGTGAGCGCCTGGACGACGCCAGGGTGCGCAGCCTGGCGGGTGAGGAGCGGCTGATGCTCCTGTGCGGACGCTACGAGGCGATCGACGAGCGGGTGCGGATGCTGGTCGTCGACTCCGAGCTTTCCGTCGGCGACTACGTTCTTTCCGGCGGCGAGGTGCCGGCCATGACGGTCATCGAGGCGGTGTCGCGGCACATCCCCGGTGTGGTCGGCCGGCCGGAATCCGTCGAGAACGAGAGCTTCCGCTCGGGCCTGCTCGACCATCCGCACTACACCCGCCCGCGGACCGTCGAGGGAATCGACGTGCCCGAGGTGCTGCGATCCGGCGACCATGCGCGCATCGACGCCTGGCGGCGCGAGCAGGCGCTCGAAGCGACGCGCCGCAAGCGGCCGGACCTGCTGGCTGGAGACCCTGGCGGTCAAGAGGTTGCGCCCGGGGCGTCGAACAGGCGATAA